TCTATATAAAGTTGACAAATTTCGAAAATTTGTAGTATAGGCTAAAAGCACTCGTGCCTGATTACGATCACCCTCCTTGTATGAAAACCACTCCTTCCTGAGAAGTTCAAAAGTTCGCCCTCAGATTAACATTCTGCTCCCTCAAGAAGCTTTTTATTCTCTGAATTTAAAAATTTTACTTTATAAAGTATGGGAGGGATGATTATGGGAAAGAAAATGTGTCTTCTGGTTTGTCTGGTTTTTTTGTCAGCGCTCTTGCTTGTAAGCTGTGCTGCTGGGATCTTTCAAGGAACCACTGACACTCTTACAGAAAAAGCAAACGGTCTCATAGAAAAACTTAAAGCAGCTATAGGAAGCATAACTTCACTTGATATACCAACTCCTGAGAGCTCCCCGGTTGAATACAAAGAATGGACGCAAGGCTTTCTGGAAGGTGCTTCTTCCATGATCTATATTCCACCGGATGATTTTAATCAGATCGTGGGAGATGAAAAATTACGATATATTTTCTGTGCCTTTGTACTCAGCTTTTTTAAACCGGCAACGGTCACATCGATAGAGATTAAGGATGTAACAGAATATCCAGACACGAAATACGTTCCCTTCATTCTCAGTGACAAACCCAACTTTGTCGAAAATACGTACTTCTTATCTTTGAAATGTACAACCCAGGATGGAACAGAAACAGCTGTTCAGTGGCCGATGATTTCTGTTGGAGGAGATTTTTATTTCTTCTCGATCGACATAAAAGAGACAGGCCAGGGAACAGAAGTCAGGATATATCCAGAACCCTTCCTACCATTGTGATCAATGCACCGTTCATGCCATATCTGCCATAGTTTGTTGAAAAAGGCATATTTTTTGTAATATTTCTGGACATTCTGTGTTCTTCTCGTATAATCTTTGTTTTTTACCTTTTGAATGTAAACATTTTCATAATACACTGTTTCCTGGAGGTGATAAACGTGGTGGAACTCACCGGGCCAGGAACAGTGGATTTTTTCTGGAACAATACACCGTTGTCCATGGAGTTGAATCTTTGGAACGTAGAAAGGTACAGGGGAACAGTATCGTTGAAGTTCGACGGAGAAAAGCTCACCTTCAATGGTGATATTGAGAATCTTTCTGCCAGAGAACCGGAAAGATACGTTCTCGGTTATCCTGAGTTTTACTACGGATACAAACCCTGGGAAAAACACATGGCAGAGGGAACAAAACTCCCGGTACCTGTGTTTTCTATTAAATCGTTTTCTGTAGGCCTTTCCTTTGAGATAGATCATAAATCTCATCTTCCATTGAACTTTGCCATGGAGACTTGGCTCACAAGAAAGAAATACCAGACGGAAGCTTCTATCGGAGATGTAGAGATCATGGTGTGGTTCTATTTTAACGAACTCACACCAGGTGGAAAGAAAGTAGGAGAATACACCATTTCGTTCGAGTTGAACGGTGAGAAAACCCGCTGCAGCTGGGAGCTCTGGCATGCAGAATGGAACTGGGATTATCTTGCTTTTCGGCTTAAAGATCCTGTGAGAAAAGGAAGAGTAAGATTCGACGTGAGAGATTTCCTCGACATTGCATGGGAGTATCTTTCAAGGTTCACCCGCGTGAAAAATTTTGATGAGCTGTATTTCACCGTCTGGGAGGTCGGTACCGAGTTTGGAAGTCCAGAAACAGAGAGTGCCAGGTTCGAATGGGTGTTCAAAGACTTTTCAATCGATATGGAGGTGAGAGAATGAGGTGGATTGTCTCTCTTTTAGTGATGGTTTCTGCTCTTTTCTTCTCATCTGAAGTTGTCCTCACAGACGTTGGTGCGACAGACATCACGTTCAACGGTTTTCCGGTGACCATGGAACTCAACTTCTGGAACGTCAAATCCTACGAAGGAGAGACATGGCTCAAGTTCGATGGAGAAAAAGTTCAGTTCTACGCAGACATCTACAACGTTGTTCTTCAAAACCCAGACAGCTGGGTTCACGGCTATCCAGAAATATACTACGGCTACAAACCATGGGCGGCGCACAACAGCGGAACAGAAGTTCTTCCTGTAAAGGTAAAAAATCTCCCTGACTTTTACGTAACCCTTGATTATTCAATCTGGTATGAAAACAACCTTCCGATCAACCTCGCAATGGAAACGTGGATCACAAGAAAGCCAGATCAGACATCAGTTTCCTCTGGAAACGTCGAGATCATGGTATGGTTCTACAACAACATCTTGATGCCAGGTGGGCAGAAAGTAGACGAATTCACAACAACGATCGAGATAAACGGCTCTCCAGTGGAGACAAAGTGGGACGTCTACTTTGCACCGTGGAGCTGGGATTATCTTGCCTTCAGGCTCACAACTCCTATGAAAGATGGAAAGGTGAAGATCAATGTGAAAGATTTTGTAGAAAAAGCAGCAGAAATCATAGAGAAACACTCAACAAGAGTGGAAAACTTCGAAGAGATGTACTTCTGTGTCTGGGAGATAGGGACAGAGTTCGGTGATCCGAACACAACGAAAGCAAAATTTGGATGGACCTTCAGGGATTTCTCCGTTGAAACTGCAGAATGACGCAGAAAACCACCTTGTGAAGAAGGCGGGGTCGTCCCGCCTTCTTCTTTTTGTAAATTTGTACTCAAGTAGTATAATATTCTATGCAGTCTGTGAAAATCAGAACAATGAGGTGATTCCATGAAGGTAAAAGACGTTTTGACGATGGCCATCAGACTGGAAGAAGAAGGTGAAAGGTTTTACAGGGAGCTTTCGGAACATTTCGATGGAGAGATAAAGAGAACTTTTCTTGAACTTGCAGATCAGGAAAGGGTTCACGCGGAGATCTTCAGAAATATGTCTGATCAGGATTTATGGGATGAAGTGGATTCTTACCTTTCAGGATACGCCTTCTACGAGATTTTTCCAAGCATTGATGAAATCCTGAAAAGAAAAGATCTTACCCTGAAAGAGATTCTGGAGATCGCCATATCTGTTGAAAAAGACAGCATAATCCTCTACTACGAACTCAAAGATGGTCTTATGGACTCCGACGAACAGAAAACAGTGAAGAAGATCATCGAGCAAGAAAAGGAGCATTTAAGGAAGCTTCTCGCACTGAAACGCGAAGGATCCTGAAGCGATATCTCTCAACGTGATACTTGAAAACAGTTCCTTCAAATTATCTGACAGCCAGCTCCAGAAGTACTTTGCCCTGCAGTACTTATAATTCTCACATCGATCACTGCAGTCCACAATAACAAGGTCTTTTTCAAAAGCCTTGATGATATCTAGAAACGAAATCTCATCCGCAGACCTTGCAAGCACAAAACCACCGTTTTTCCCTTTGATGGAAGAGACAAGGCCGGATCTTTTGAGATAGTGAAGGACTTTCAGGGTGAAACTTCTGGTGATGTGCTCTTTTTCGGCGAGCTCTGAAGAAGACATTGGCCTGTTTTCCAGAGACAGTCTCATAAGGAGCCTGAGAGCGTATCGAATATGTTTCTGACACTTTCCAAACACTGGAAACACCTCCGGGAGGGATTAGTGTTGAAGTACCTTATAGCTATGAGGCCTTTTTCCTTCGTTGCAAGTACCTTTCCTGTCACCACTGGAGCCATGTTGGCAGAAGATTTCTCCCTGACCAGATACATTCTATCACTGATTGCTGCTGTTTTGCTTCATGCTGGTGTCAACACCACGAATGACTATTTTGATTACAAAAAAGGTGTTGATACAAAAGATTCTCTTGGCTCGAGTGGACTTCTTGTATCGGGAAAGATCACCCTGAAAGAAGAACTTCTTCTGAGTGTTCTGTGTTACGTTGCGAGTGTGATTCTGGGAATTTTTCTCATAAAGATGTCTGGACCTGCTCTTTTGTGGATCGGACTTGTCGGGCTGGTTCTTGGTTATGCTTACACGGGCCATCCCTTCTATTTGAAATACAGAGCTCTTGGTATGTTCCTTGTGTTCATCCTCATGGGACCTCTGATGGTTCTTGGGGCGTACTACGTTCAAACTGGAAGGTTCTCAGTTGAAGCGTTTCTGATCTCCATTCCGGTGGGGATTGCCACCGATCTGATACTTCTTGCAAACGAAATCAGAGATTCCGAATATGACAGAAGAAGCGGTATCAAAACGCTTCCCATTCTTATCAGTGATCTTGCATCTTCTTATCTTTATGCTGTTCTGGTCGGAATCATATACGTTTTCATCTTTATCCTGGTCATCACGAACGTTCTAAAACCCATTGCTCTTGTCAGTCTGGTGGCTCTTTCCCTGTACATCGGTGTAATAAGACAGTTGTTTCAGAAATCCACCGGAAAAAAGAGTGCCAGAAAAATCGCCGGTGTCGACAAAATGAGTGCACTGGCAGAGATGATACTCTTTGTTTCCATGATTCTGGGACTCGTGGGGTGAGAGAAATGAGAAGAATACCGCTTCCTGGTTTCTTTCTTGTTTTGACAGGGCTTTTTGCAGGATGGTACGTTGTTTTCCAGACGGATGTTCTAGATTTCTGGTGGAGGATGTTTTTGACAACGTTGGTTTTCTCCCTTGTTGTGATTCTTCTTGGCGGAAAGAGAAACGTGGTGCCCAACCGGTACGAGCCACCATTGATAATCTACTCTGCCCTGATCGCATACCTTGTCTTCGTGATTGGTTATTTGATCTCACTTTTGATTCCGGCTTTTCACAACGATGTTGTCAGCGTCTACGAACTCTCGACAGGACAGAGTGTTGTGAAAGTGACGATCCTTCTTCTGTTCATTGCCTTCTTTGAGGAGATCATATGGCGAGGTTTCATAGCGGAGTTTCTCCTTCAAAAGATGGACGTTTTGCCTGCTGTTTTGATTTCTTCAATTCTATACAGTATAGTTCACGTTTTCACCGGAAATATTGCTCTTATAGTTGGAGCGTTTGTTCTTGGATTGATTCTTTCGTTTCTATACGTGGTCACTGGAAAAGTGAGTACACCCGCTTTTTCTCACGCTCTGTGGAGTCTTCTCATATTCGTTCTTCTTCCTCTGAGAGGAGGATGATACCGTGAAAACTCTGAGACTCGTTGTTGAGTTTCCTTTAGCATTTTTGATCCTTCTTTATGTTGGTTTTGATGTCTGGAGAAGGTACCTGAGGAGGCGGGAAAGATGAACGTAGTTGTCTGTATCAAACAGGTTCCCGACACAACGAACGTCAGGATCGACAGAAAGACGAACAACCTCGTGAGGGAAGGAGTGCCCTCCATAATTAACCCGGACGACGAAAGGGCTCTTGAATTTGCTTCGCAATTGAAAGAAAGATTTGGAGCAACGGTCTACGTGATAACGATGGGGCCACCGCAGGCAAAGGAAGCTCTGAAAGATGCCATTGCCTTTGGTCTGGATGAGGCGGTTCATTTGAGTGACAGAGCGTTCGCAGGAGCAGACACGCTCGCTACAACCTACACCCTCTACTGGGGAATAAAGAAGATAGAGGAAAAGATAGGAAAGATAGATCTCATTTTGACGGGAAAACAGGCGGTGGATGGTGATACTGGGCAAGTTGGCCCTGGTCTTGCCACGAGGTTTGGATACACCCTTGGTGCCTACGTTGTTCGAATAGAAGAACTCGATCCAGAGAAAAGAGAGATGGTGATTGTCAGAAGACTGGACCGCGGTTTTGAAAAGATTCGCTTGAAAATGCCAGCAGTTCTCACAATAACGGACGAGCTGAACAAACCAAGGTACGCGGATCTTCCGAATCTCATCAGAGCGATCAGGTACGAACCCATCGTTTGGACCCACAAAGATCTGGGACTCGATCCCAAAAAATGTGGTTTTTTCGGATCTCCCACAAGAGTTGTGAGTACGAACATCCCTCCTGCAAGAAAGGGTGGGGATATCATATCGAAGAACGAAGATCCTGAGGTGGCAGCGGAAAAACTCATAGAGGCTCTGAAGAAGTTCGGGGCTGTTCGTCTTGTGGAGGCTTTGAGACCCATTCTGGAAGGTGAGAAAAATGAGTGAGAAGAAGCTGATTTTCGTTCTGATCGAACACCACGACGGTAGAGCTCATCCTGTCTCCTGGGAGCTCATTGGAAAGGCAAGAGAGCTTGCCTCAAAACTGGAGAACTCGGAAGTGTGGGGAGTTCTACTTGGAGAGGGACTGGAAAATGTAGCAAAAGAGACAATACATCGGGGAGCAGACAAAGTTCTCTACGTGAAGAACAGAGAGTTCAACACGTACGTGAACTATCTCTACAAGAGAGCCCTCGTGGACATGGTGAGAAAGTACAAGCCCGAGATATTCCTGATAGGTGCAACTCTTGAGGGAAGAGAACTTGCCGGAATGGTGGCAACCGAGCTGGAGACCGGACTGACTGCCGACTGTACAGGACTCGATATAATACCCGATAAAAAGCTCCTCGCCATGACGAGACCCACCTTCGGTGGGAACCTCATGGCGACCATCATGTGTCCAGATCACCGGCCCCAGATGGCAACGGTGAGGCCCGGAGTGATGAGGGAGCTTCCTCCAGATCCCGAAAGAACAGGAGAGATCATCGAGGAAGAATACGACCTTGGAACCTATGAAAAGTTGATCGAGATCCTGGAGACGATACCGCTTCAAACTCAGGTGAATCTCGAGTACGCTCCCGTCGTGGTTGCCGGTGGAAAGGGAGTGGGAGGGCCGGAAGGCTTCAAGAAATTGAAGGAACTTGCAGATCTTCTTGGAGGGGAGGTAGGGGCATCCAGGGCTGCTGTGAAGGCTGGCTGGATCTCTCCAGAGTACCAAGTTGGTCAGACCGGAAAAACCGTAAGACCAGTCATCTACTTTGCGTGCGGTATCTCTGGTGCGATCCAGCACGTTGTGGGAATAAAGGAGTCTGAAATCATCGTTGCCATCAACATCGATGAAAACGCACCGATATTCGACATAGCCGACATAGGTATAGTTGGAGATCTTCACAAGGTAGTTCCTGCGATCACATCGAAGCTCAGAGACCTTTTGAACAGAAGCGGGGTGAGAAGATGAAGATAGAATTCGACGTGGTCGTAATCGGGGCAGGACCGTCTGGCCTTTCCTGTGCGTACGTTCTTGCAAGAAACGGGCTCAAGGTTGCCGTGGTGGAAAAGGGAGAATATCCCGGCTCCAAGAACGTGATGGGAGGAGTCCTTTACGTTCATCCATTGAAAGAGTTAATGCCCGATTTCTTAGAGAGAGTCTCCAGTTCGAAGGCCCTGGAGAGAAACGTCATAGAACAGAATCTATGGGTCCTCGGAAAAGATGGTGTTGTGAAAATCGGTCACAGAAACGCTGAGTGGAAAGAAAAGCCAAACGCCTTCACCGTCTTGAGGGCAAATTTCGATAGATGGTTCGCTCAGGAAGTGGAGAAAGCGGGGGCTCTGATCATACCGAAAACCAAGGTAGAGGATTTCCTCAGGAACGAAAAAGGAGAGATAGTGGGTGTTGTGACTTCAAGACCTAAAGGAGAGATACACAGCAAGGCGGTTGTGATCGCTGAAGGTGTGAACCCCATTCTCACGATGAAGGCAGGTCTCAGAAAAGAAGACCTGAAACCTCACATGGTGGCCGTTGCCGTGAAAGAAGTGATCAGTGTTCCTGAAGACGTCGTGAACAGGATGTTCGGTGTTGAAGGAAACGATGGAGCAACGATAGAACTTCTTGGAAGCTGGTCTGAGGGAATGTTCGGAATGGGATTTCTCTACGCCAACAGGTCTTCTGTATCTCTGGGGTGTGGTGTCCTTCTCGAAGACCTCAGAAAGAAGAAGATAAAGCCGTATCAACTCCTGGAAAATCTGAAGAACCATCCCGTCATCTCCGACATGCTTGGAGAGTACAAAAACAACACCATGGAGTACCTGGCACATCTGATCCCTGAAGGTGGATACTACGCCATGCCGAAGGTGTATGGAGACAGGGTACTCGTGTGTGGAGACGCAGCGATGCTTGTGAACTCGATACACCGTGAAGGGTCGAACCACGCGATCACATCGGGAAGACTCGCTGCCGAAACACTCCTTGAGGCCTTTGAAAAGGGTGATCTCTCCGAGAAGACCCTGAAGAATTACTACCTCAGGTTGAAGGAATCTTTCATACTGAAGGATCTGGAAAAGTACAAGGACCTCATGCCCACAATGGAGAAAAATCACCAGTTCGTTGAAGTCTATCCTGATCTTGCAAACGATGCTTTGAAGAGATTCCTACAGGTCGATGGAACGCCGAAATGGGATGTTCAGAAGCAGATCGCTGATATGGTTCTCTCCAGGAGGAGCCTGCTTGGGATCTCCCTGGACCTTCTCAGATTCTGGAAGGCTGTGAGGTGATGTGTCGTGAGGATCGAGGATAAACTCTACCTGAACAGATACAGAACGGACGAGGAAAATCCCCATTTGAAGATAAAAGACGAAAGCGTCTGCGCAAAAAAGTGTGCTGATCGGCCGTGTATAAGTTGCTGCCCTGCGGACGTGTACGAGTGGACGGAAAAAGGAATGGAAGTGAAGTTCGAGGGGTGTCTTGAGTGCGGTACCTGCAGGGTGGTCTGCCCATTTGGGAATATAGAATGGGAGTATCCGAGGGGGAACTACGGGATACTATACAAATTCGGGTGAGGTGGTTTTATGTATGTGAGGATAGACAGGAAGAAACTTCCCTGCGTGGAAACTGAAGGAACTGTTCTCTGCACCACCTGCGGAAACAGTTATCAGATAGAGCCAAGGCAGAAACTGCATTCCATAATCGTCACGACGTGTCCACACTGTGGCCATCAG
This DNA window, taken from Thermotoga sp. SG1, encodes the following:
- a CDS encoding endoglucanase, yielding MVELTGPGTVDFFWNNTPLSMELNLWNVERYRGTVSLKFDGEKLTFNGDIENLSAREPERYVLGYPEFYYGYKPWEKHMAEGTKLPVPVFSIKSFSVGLSFEIDHKSHLPLNFAMETWLTRKKYQTEASIGDVEIMVWFYFNELTPGGKKVGEYTISFELNGEKTRCSWELWHAEWNWDYLAFRLKDPVRKGRVRFDVRDFLDIAWEYLSRFTRVKNFDELYFTVWEVGTEFGSPETESARFEWVFKDFSIDMEVRE
- a CDS encoding endoglucanase: MRWIVSLLVMVSALFFSSEVVLTDVGATDITFNGFPVTMELNFWNVKSYEGETWLKFDGEKVQFYADIYNVVLQNPDSWVHGYPEIYYGYKPWAAHNSGTEVLPVKVKNLPDFYVTLDYSIWYENNLPINLAMETWITRKPDQTSVSSGNVEIMVWFYNNILMPGGQKVDEFTTTIEINGSPVETKWDVYFAPWSWDYLAFRLTTPMKDGKVKINVKDFVEKAAEIIEKHSTRVENFEEMYFCVWEIGTEFGDPNTTKAKFGWTFRDFSVETAE
- a CDS encoding ferritin family protein, with product MKVKDVLTMAIRLEEEGERFYRELSEHFDGEIKRTFLELADQERVHAEIFRNMSDQDLWDEVDSYLSGYAFYEIFPSIDEILKRKDLTLKEILEIAISVEKDSIILYYELKDGLMDSDEQKTVKKIIEQEKEHLRKLLALKREGS
- a CDS encoding RrF2 family transcriptional regulator, translating into MFGKCQKHIRYALRLLMRLSLENRPMSSSELAEKEHITRSFTLKVLHYLKRSGLVSSIKGKNGGFVLARSADEISFLDIIKAFEKDLVIVDCSDRCENYKYCRAKYFWSWLSDNLKELFSSITLRDIASGSFAFQCEKLP
- the menA gene encoding 1,4-dihydroxy-2-naphthoate octaprenyltransferase, which codes for MLKYLIAMRPFSFVASTFPVTTGAMLAEDFSLTRYILSLIAAVLLHAGVNTTNDYFDYKKGVDTKDSLGSSGLLVSGKITLKEELLLSVLCYVASVILGIFLIKMSGPALLWIGLVGLVLGYAYTGHPFYLKYRALGMFLVFILMGPLMVLGAYYVQTGRFSVEAFLISIPVGIATDLILLANEIRDSEYDRRSGIKTLPILISDLASSYLYAVLVGIIYVFIFILVITNVLKPIALVSLVALSLYIGVIRQLFQKSTGKKSARKIAGVDKMSALAEMILFVSMILGLVG
- a CDS encoding CPBP family intramembrane glutamic endopeptidase — translated: MRRIPLPGFFLVLTGLFAGWYVVFQTDVLDFWWRMFLTTLVFSLVVILLGGKRNVVPNRYEPPLIIYSALIAYLVFVIGYLISLLIPAFHNDVVSVYELSTGQSVVKVTILLLFIAFFEEIIWRGFIAEFLLQKMDVLPAVLISSILYSIVHVFTGNIALIVGAFVLGLILSFLYVVTGKVSTPAFSHALWSLLIFVLLPLRGG
- a CDS encoding electron transfer flavoprotein subunit beta/FixA family protein, which translates into the protein MNVVVCIKQVPDTTNVRIDRKTNNLVREGVPSIINPDDERALEFASQLKERFGATVYVITMGPPQAKEALKDAIAFGLDEAVHLSDRAFAGADTLATTYTLYWGIKKIEEKIGKIDLILTGKQAVDGDTGQVGPGLATRFGYTLGAYVVRIEELDPEKREMVIVRRLDRGFEKIRLKMPAVLTITDELNKPRYADLPNLIRAIRYEPIVWTHKDLGLDPKKCGFFGSPTRVVSTNIPPARKGGDIISKNEDPEVAAEKLIEALKKFGAVRLVEALRPILEGEKNE
- a CDS encoding electron transfer flavoprotein subunit alpha/FixB family protein; amino-acid sequence: MSEKKLIFVLIEHHDGRAHPVSWELIGKARELASKLENSEVWGVLLGEGLENVAKETIHRGADKVLYVKNREFNTYVNYLYKRALVDMVRKYKPEIFLIGATLEGRELAGMVATELETGLTADCTGLDIIPDKKLLAMTRPTFGGNLMATIMCPDHRPQMATVRPGVMRELPPDPERTGEIIEEEYDLGTYEKLIEILETIPLQTQVNLEYAPVVVAGGKGVGGPEGFKKLKELADLLGGEVGASRAAVKAGWISPEYQVGQTGKTVRPVIYFACGISGAIQHVVGIKESEIIVAINIDENAPIFDIADIGIVGDLHKVVPAITSKLRDLLNRSGVRR
- a CDS encoding NAD(P)/FAD-dependent oxidoreductase — its product is MKIEFDVVVIGAGPSGLSCAYVLARNGLKVAVVEKGEYPGSKNVMGGVLYVHPLKELMPDFLERVSSSKALERNVIEQNLWVLGKDGVVKIGHRNAEWKEKPNAFTVLRANFDRWFAQEVEKAGALIIPKTKVEDFLRNEKGEIVGVVTSRPKGEIHSKAVVIAEGVNPILTMKAGLRKEDLKPHMVAVAVKEVISVPEDVVNRMFGVEGNDGATIELLGSWSEGMFGMGFLYANRSSVSLGCGVLLEDLRKKKIKPYQLLENLKNHPVISDMLGEYKNNTMEYLAHLIPEGGYYAMPKVYGDRVLVCGDAAMLVNSIHREGSNHAITSGRLAAETLLEAFEKGDLSEKTLKNYYLRLKESFILKDLEKYKDLMPTMEKNHQFVEVYPDLANDALKRFLQVDGTPKWDVQKQIADMVLSRRSLLGISLDLLRFWKAVR
- a CDS encoding ferredoxin family protein, encoding MRIEDKLYLNRYRTDEENPHLKIKDESVCAKKCADRPCISCCPADVYEWTEKGMEVKFEGCLECGTCRVVCPFGNIEWEYPRGNYGILYKFG